The proteins below come from a single Periophthalmus magnuspinnatus isolate fPerMag1 chromosome 7, fPerMag1.2.pri, whole genome shotgun sequence genomic window:
- the LOC117373818 gene encoding E3 ubiquitin-protein ligase TRIM21-like, which produces MNVNTVLADMFSQLRLKPQVEEKETSELQPTAPGDVGCDKGAAPREVGCDLCPEPRLRALKSCLVCLASYCQSHLQPHLTNPRLKRHQLIEPLPNLEERICPEHDRPLELFCRDHSYFICLQCKAEDHKDHQAVPLKEEGEEHQAALKNQIKERLLKIEKIRRSVELSHSNADTEIQEGLRVFNGLMECVQQSLDKFKQSIVEKQKKSEEEAAQQIEQIQTEISTLEQRGDEMEQLWSSGDHLHFLQTFSSVKPTPQLINWTEETVRAPSHKGRVAIAVSDLKNALNVEIGKFFEDELEKAQEFAVKVSLDPDTAHPNLVLSKDLKQVNYTGQTQTLPDNSERFSSFLCVLGKQKFSSGKFYFEIQVKGKTAWELGVARESVDRKEEDTQTVQKGYWLLSMDSVYNTSDDPPVVFPMRSSPEKVGVFVDYDEGLVSFYDVDKDSLIYSFTDCGFNENILPLLNPCGNEDGNFAPFVLTPIGI; this is translated from the coding sequence ATGAACGTCAATACTGTTCTGGCTGATATGTTCTCCCAGCTTAGACTTAAACCTCAAGTTGAAGAAAAAGAGACCTCTGAGCTCCAGCCCACTGCTCCAGGAGATGTGGGCTGTGACAAGGGGGCTGCTCCAAGAGAGGTGGGCTGTGATCTGTGTCCAGAGCCCAGACTCAGAGCCCTGAAGTCCTGCCTGGTGTGTCTGGCCTCGTACTGTCAGAGCCACCTGCAGCCTCATCTTACAAACCCCCGTCTGAAGAGGCACCAGCTGATCGAACCTCTGCCCAACCTGGAGGAGCGCATCTGCCCTGAGCACGACCGGCCACTGGAGCTCTTCTGTAGAGACCACTCATACTTCATATGTCTGCAGTGTAAGGCTGAAGACCACAAAGACCATCAGGCAGTCCCCCTCaaggaggagggtgaggagcACCAGGCCGCCCTAAAGAATCAGATTAAAGAAAGGCTTCTGAAAATCGAGAAGATCCGGCGCTCAGTAGAGCTCAGTCACAGCAATGCAGACACAGAAATACAAGAAGGTCTCAGAGTCTTCAATGGTTTGATGGAGTGTGTTCAACAAAGTTTAGACAAGTTCAAACAGAGCATTGTAGAGAAGCAAAagaagagcgaggaggaggcAGCTCAGCAGATAGAGCAGATCCAGACAGAGATCTCTAcactggagcagagaggagatgagatggAGCAGCTCTGGAGCTCTGGAGACCACCTGCACTTTCTACAAACCTTCAGTTCAGTCAAACCTACACCACAGCTCATCAACTGGACCGAGGAGACAGTTAGGGCCCCATCACATAAGGGGAGAGTGGCCATAGCTGTGTCCGATTTGAAGAATGCACTTAATGTAGAAATAGGGAAGTTTTTTGAGGATGAATTAGAAAAAGCGCAAGAGTTTGCTGTAAAGGTGTCTCTAGACCCAGACACAGCACATCCAAACTTAGTTCTGTCTAAAGATCTCAAACAGGTAAATTACACAGGCCAAACACAGACTCTTCCAGATAATTCTGAGAgattttcaagttttttgtgtgttttaggaAAACAAAAGTTCTCATCAggaaagttttattttgagattCAAGTCAAAGGAAAGACTGCCTGGGAGTTAGGAGTGGCCAGAGAGTCAGTGGATAGAAAAGAGGAAGACACTCAAACTGTACAGAAAGGATACTGGTTACTCTCTATGGACAGTGTGTATAACACGTCGGACGACCCCCCTGTAGTTTTCCCTATGAGGTCCTCTCCAGAGAAGGTGGGAGTGTTTGTGGATTATGATGAAGGTCTGGTCTCCTTCTATGATGTGGATAAAGATTCTCTTATTTACTCTTTCACTGACTGTGGTTTTAATGAGAACATTCTGCCACTGTTAAATCCATGTGGCAATGAAGATGGAAACTTCGCTCCTTTTGTCCTAACACCAATTGGCATATAG